ACGCCGTCGCGATCGCGGCGCGTATAGGCCCCGAGCTTGAGGTTTTCGAGCACGTTGAGCTGGGTGAAGATCTGGCGGCCCTCGGGCACCTGGGAGATGCCCAGTTTGACGATCTGCTCGGGCTTCGCCTCGTCGATGCGGCGGTCGTCGTACTCGATGCGGCCGGAGCTGGGGTGAATCAGGCCCGAGATCGAGCGCAACAACGTCGATTTGCCGGCGCCGTTGGCGCCGAGCACAGTGATGATCTGCCCGTCCGGTACGAAGACCGAGACGCCGTCGAGCGCCACCACCGGGCCGTACTGCGTGCGGATATCAGTGACCCGGAGCATTGGGCACGGCCTCCCCCAGGTACGCCTCGATCACCGCCGGGTTGCGCTGCACTTCCTCGGGCGCGCCCTCCGCGATCTTGCGGCCGAAGTCGAGCACGTAGATGTAGTCCGAGATGCCCATCACGAGCTGCATGTGATGCTCGACCAGCAGCACCGCCACATCGAACTCGTCGCGGATGCGACGAATCAGCGCCGCCAGCGTGCCCATGTCGCTGTGCGAGAGGCCGGCGGCCGGTTCGTCCATCAGCAGCAGGCGCGGTTCGGACGAGAGCGCCCGCGCGATGTCCACACGCTTTTGCACGCCGTAGGGCAAGCTCCCCACCACCTCGTCGGCGTAGCGCCGCAGGTCGAGAAAGCCCATGACCTCGTCGGCCCGGGCGCGCTGGCGCGCGTCTTGTCGGGCCTGGTAGGGCAGGCGAATGCCGCCGGCGAGGGAGAAGCCGCCGGCGGTGAGACCGCTCGCCACGGCGGCGGTGAGCGTGGTGCTGACGCTGCCGCCGCCCGCCACGGCGATCACGCCGCCGCCGAGCACGGCGGCGCCGGTGAGCATGCCGACCTGCGCCATGTCGGCGTGGACGCGCGAGTTCTGGCCGACCATCAGGTTGTCGCGCACGCTCATCGTCTTGAACAGTTCCAGGTTCTGGAACGTGCGCGCGATACGGTGGGTGATGATGCGGTC
The sequence above is drawn from the Dehalococcoidia bacterium genome and encodes:
- a CDS encoding ABC transporter ATP-binding protein, coding for MGEGLEISDLSIRFGGIVALDGVTLAVQPRQIAALIGPNGAGKSTVFNCISRLYTPDRGSIRFNDEDLLKLPADRIITHRIARTFQNLELFKTMSVRDNLMVGQNSRVHADMAQVGMLTGAAVLGGGVIAVAGGGSVSTTLTAAVASGLTAGGFSLAGGIRLPYQARQDARQRARADEVMGFLDLRRYADEVVGSLPYGVQKRVDIARALSSEPRLLLMDEPAAGLSHSDMGTLAALIRRIRDEFDVAVLLVEHHMQLVMGISDYIYVLDFGRKIAEGAPEEVQRNPAVIEAYLGEAVPNAPGH